The proteins below are encoded in one region of Nakamurella flava:
- a CDS encoding sulfite exporter TauE/SafE family protein, protein MSVLEMVLIVLAGIAAGTINTVVGSGTLVTFPTLVAFGFPPVTATMSNAVGLVPGSLSGTWGYRRELQGQWQRLRWQLPGSLIGSITGAWLLLHLPEQTFKRVVPVLLVLALILVVAQPRIQAWARRRAERHAPAAVSSAGGASGPDVAGGGVVTETTPARTGIGPVRMTALVLATYAAGVYGGYFAAAQGIILIGIMGVLLTNSLQEINAAKNLLSLVVNVVSASFYTIFAFDRIDWAAAGLIAVGTLIGGFVGAHVGRRLSPRWLRGIIVVLGLTALWFLIK, encoded by the coding sequence ATGAGCGTTCTCGAGATGGTGCTGATCGTGCTGGCCGGCATCGCCGCCGGCACGATCAACACCGTCGTCGGGTCAGGGACCCTGGTCACCTTCCCGACCCTGGTCGCGTTCGGGTTCCCCCCGGTGACCGCGACCATGTCCAACGCGGTCGGCCTGGTCCCGGGCAGCCTGTCCGGCACCTGGGGGTACCGGCGGGAACTGCAGGGCCAGTGGCAGCGGCTGCGCTGGCAATTGCCCGGCTCGCTCATCGGCTCGATCACCGGTGCCTGGCTGCTGCTGCACCTGCCGGAACAGACGTTCAAACGGGTGGTGCCGGTCCTGCTGGTCCTCGCCCTGATCCTGGTGGTGGCGCAGCCCCGGATCCAGGCGTGGGCCCGGCGCCGGGCCGAGCGCCACGCCCCGGCGGCCGTCTCCAGTGCTGGTGGGGCGAGCGGACCCGACGTGGCCGGCGGCGGAGTGGTCACCGAGACCACCCCGGCCCGGACGGGTATCGGTCCCGTCCGGATGACGGCGCTGGTGCTGGCCACCTACGCGGCCGGCGTCTACGGCGGCTACTTCGCCGCGGCTCAGGGGATCATCCTCATCGGGATCATGGGCGTGCTGCTCACCAACTCGCTGCAGGAGATCAACGCGGCGAAGAACCTGCTGAGTCTGGTCGTCAACGTGGTGTCGGCGAGCTTCTACACGATCTTCGCCTTCGACCGGATCGACTGGGCCGCCGCCGGTCTCATCGCGGTCGGCACGCTCATCGGTGGGTTCGTCGGGGCCCACGTCGGCCGTCGGCTGTCACCGCGCTGGCTGCGGGGCATCATCGTCGTGCTCGGCCTGACCGCGTTGTGGTTCTTGATCAAATAG
- a CDS encoding bifunctional allantoicase/(S)-ureidoglycine aminohydrolase translates to MAEQAKRASYYSAMGGLPGQTELTTNRAVFTEAYAVLPRGTMRDIVTSLLPFWEQTRLWVIARPLSGFAETFSQYIVEVQPGGGSDRPDTDPAAESVLFVVDGSITVTLDGQVHELPTGGYAFLPPGANWQLRATGDTAAKFHWIRKAYQRVEGLDVPEAFFTSDEQVPAIEMPDTDGVWRTQRFADPTDVRHDMHVNIVTFQPGGAITFPETHVMEHGLYVLEGKAVYLLNQDWVEVQEGDFMWLRAFCPQACYAGGPGPFRYLLYKDVNRHAALSRQFV, encoded by the coding sequence ATGGCCGAGCAGGCGAAACGGGCGAGCTACTACTCGGCGATGGGTGGCCTGCCGGGCCAGACGGAGCTGACGACCAACCGCGCCGTCTTCACCGAGGCCTACGCGGTGCTGCCGCGCGGCACCATGCGCGACATCGTCACCAGCCTGCTGCCGTTCTGGGAGCAGACCCGGCTGTGGGTGATCGCCCGGCCGCTGTCCGGCTTCGCCGAGACGTTCTCGCAGTACATCGTCGAGGTGCAGCCCGGTGGCGGCAGCGACCGCCCGGACACCGATCCGGCGGCCGAGTCGGTGCTGTTCGTGGTGGACGGCTCGATCACGGTGACCCTGGACGGGCAGGTGCACGAGCTGCCGACCGGTGGGTACGCGTTCCTGCCGCCGGGGGCGAACTGGCAGCTGCGGGCCACCGGGGACACCGCGGCCAAGTTCCACTGGATCCGCAAGGCCTACCAGCGGGTCGAGGGTCTGGACGTGCCCGAGGCGTTCTTCACCTCGGACGAGCAGGTGCCGGCCATCGAGATGCCCGACACCGACGGGGTCTGGCGCACCCAGCGGTTCGCCGACCCGACCGACGTGCGGCACGACATGCACGTCAACATCGTGACGTTCCAGCCGGGCGGAGCGATCACCTTCCCCGAGACCCACGTCATGGAGCACGGTCTGTATGTCCTGGAGGGCAAGGCCGTCTACCTGCTCAACCAGGACTGGGTCGAGGTGCAGGAGGGCGACTTCATGTGGCTGCGCGCGTTCTGCCCGCAGGCCTGCTACGCCGGCGGTCCCGGACCGTTCCGCTACCTGCTCTACAAGGACGTCAACCGGCACGCGGCGCTGAGCCGGCAGTTCGTCTGA
- a CDS encoding IclR family transcriptional regulator has translation MAQPDSVVDLGEVTAAPAAAKARSGGVQSIERAFAILEILVANGGSMGLSALAAAADLPLPTIHRLARTLVDLGYLRQEPSRQYTLGPRVLLLAESSSTMLNSLAQPHLLRLVDEIGETANLASLDGDQIVYIAQVPSRHSMRMFTEVGRRVLPHCTAVGKAIMAHLPPDEVRDILRRTGMPEHTEHTITDPATFLEQLDWAAEHGYANDDGEQELGVRCVAVAVPDVKARLALSISGPAGRMTPETIDRAVPLLTAAGQALAAELNRSS, from the coding sequence ATGGCGCAGCCCGACAGTGTGGTCGATCTGGGTGAGGTGACGGCTGCGCCGGCCGCCGCAAAGGCCCGCTCGGGCGGCGTCCAGTCCATCGAGCGGGCCTTCGCCATCCTCGAGATCCTGGTCGCCAACGGCGGTTCCATGGGCCTGTCGGCGCTGGCCGCGGCGGCCGACCTGCCGTTGCCGACCATCCACCGGCTGGCCCGCACCCTGGTCGACCTGGGCTACCTGCGGCAGGAGCCGTCCCGCCAGTACACCCTCGGCCCGCGGGTGCTGCTGCTGGCCGAGAGTTCCTCGACCATGCTGAACTCGCTCGCCCAGCCGCACCTGCTGCGGCTGGTCGACGAGATCGGAGAGACGGCCAACCTGGCGTCGCTGGACGGCGACCAGATCGTCTACATCGCCCAGGTGCCGTCCCGGCATTCGATGCGGATGTTCACCGAGGTGGGCCGGCGGGTGCTGCCGCACTGCACCGCGGTCGGCAAGGCCATCATGGCCCACCTGCCGCCCGACGAGGTGCGAGACATCCTGCGGCGCACTGGGATGCCCGAGCACACCGAGCACACCATCACCGACCCGGCCACCTTCCTCGAACAGCTCGACTGGGCCGCCGAGCACGGGTACGCCAACGACGACGGCGAGCAGGAACTCGGGGTCCGCTGCGTCGCCGTCGCCGTGCCCGACGTCAAGGCCCGCCTGGCGCTGTCGATCTCGGGGCCGGCCGGTCGGATGACCCCGGAGACGATCGACCGGGCGGTGCCGCTGCTCACCGCGGCCGGGCAGGCGCTGGCCGCGGAGCTCAACCGCTCGTCCTGA
- a CDS encoding VOC family protein, with the protein MHISQTAVSLNVPDVTASAEFACRHFGFVEQMAADGFVSLGHPTAGVNVTFLRTGLPSFRPVEIAGSAGQGLLLAFVVEGLDAEFERIRAAGARVVTEPETEPWGERYCQFEDPNGLVWQLVEWVQTPPQS; encoded by the coding sequence GTGCACATCAGTCAGACCGCCGTGTCCCTCAACGTCCCGGACGTGACCGCCTCCGCCGAGTTCGCTTGTCGACACTTCGGTTTCGTCGAGCAGATGGCCGCCGACGGTTTCGTCTCCCTCGGTCACCCCACCGCCGGGGTCAACGTGACGTTCCTGCGGACGGGACTGCCGTCGTTCCGGCCGGTCGAGATTGCCGGTTCCGCCGGGCAGGGCCTGCTGCTGGCCTTCGTCGTCGAGGGTCTGGACGCCGAGTTCGAGCGGATCCGGGCGGCCGGCGCGCGGGTCGTCACCGAACCGGAGACCGAACCGTGGGGTGAGCGCTACTGCCAGTTCGAGGACCCGAACGGTCTGGTCTGGCAGCTGGTGGAGTGGGTCCAGACGCCGCCGCAGTCCTGA
- a CDS encoding TetR/AcrR family transcriptional regulator yields the protein MPQPLVDLLWSGHPDAPAGARRGPKSRRSTADVVARAVSLADADGLDAVTVRALAGDLGISTMSVYTYVNSRDDLLVLMADAAHGAMALPAFGRADWRTRVRRVADANLVLLLAHPWLLRIHDDRTALGPGTIAKYDHELQAFGGTGLDDLDRDAALTLVLDFVGAAAARRTAPPVDFGPLWAESAGRLAHYLGDDHPLAQRVGRAAGESMGAPYGADRAWAFGLDRLLAGLADLVD from the coding sequence ATGCCGCAGCCCCTGGTCGACCTGCTCTGGTCCGGGCATCCGGACGCGCCGGCCGGCGCGCGCCGGGGGCCCAAGTCCCGTCGATCGACCGCCGACGTGGTCGCCCGCGCAGTGAGCCTGGCCGACGCTGACGGACTGGATGCCGTCACCGTCCGCGCGCTGGCCGGCGACCTGGGCATCTCGACGATGTCGGTCTACACGTACGTCAACAGCCGCGACGACCTGCTGGTGCTGATGGCCGACGCCGCCCACGGCGCCATGGCCCTCCCGGCCTTCGGCCGGGCCGACTGGCGGACCCGGGTCCGACGGGTCGCCGACGCCAACCTCGTCCTGTTGCTGGCCCACCCCTGGCTGCTGCGGATCCACGACGACCGGACGGCGCTCGGTCCCGGGACCATCGCCAAGTACGACCACGAACTGCAGGCGTTCGGCGGCACCGGACTGGACGACCTCGACCGCGACGCGGCGCTGACGCTGGTGCTGGACTTCGTCGGTGCGGCCGCCGCCCGGCGGACGGCACCGCCGGTCGACTTCGGGCCGCTGTGGGCCGAGTCGGCGGGCCGGCTCGCCCACTATCTCGGTGACGATCATCCGCTGGCCCAACGGGTCGGTCGGGCGGCGGGCGAGAGCATGGGCGCGCCCTACGGGGCCGACCGGGCCTGGGCGTTCGGGCTCGACCGGCTGCTGGCCGGGTTGGCCGATCTCGTCGACTGA
- a CDS encoding LacI family DNA-binding transcriptional regulator: MVIGPRQDRRPTMNDVAARAQVGLRTVSRYVNGMTNINPEMAERIRSAIEELGYRRNLAAASIRPGQTSGVIGLVIGDLANPYWAALARSVESVAAETGLLLTIASSEEDGARHDWVVERLLQQQVDMIIDVAPRTVGRSWSHWSPPLPPVVFVDRPGDLAGADTVLADNRGGTRDAVAALLAGGARRIAFVGDDRALHTMDERYEGYLLAHAQHGVVVDPTLVFETSHSSGQAVDLVARLLREGRADALFAANNRAAVGALLAFRTVGTRLPIIGFDDFEAAPLFDPPLSVVAQDVEAMGRAAVRAGLDRLQGDDGPARVQVLPTTLQLRGSERP, from the coding sequence ATGGTGATCGGCCCGCGGCAGGACCGCCGTCCCACGATGAACGACGTGGCCGCGCGCGCCCAGGTCGGGCTGCGGACGGTGTCGCGGTACGTCAACGGGATGACCAACATCAACCCGGAGATGGCCGAGCGCATCCGTTCGGCGATCGAGGAACTCGGCTACCGCCGCAACCTGGCGGCGGCCAGCATCCGACCCGGGCAGACCAGCGGGGTCATCGGACTGGTCATCGGCGACCTGGCCAACCCGTACTGGGCGGCGCTGGCCCGGTCGGTGGAGTCGGTCGCCGCCGAGACGGGGCTGCTGTTGACCATCGCCAGTTCAGAGGAGGACGGCGCCCGGCACGACTGGGTCGTCGAGCGGCTGCTGCAGCAACAGGTGGACATGATCATCGACGTGGCCCCGCGGACCGTCGGCCGCTCGTGGTCGCACTGGTCACCGCCGCTGCCGCCGGTGGTGTTCGTGGACCGGCCCGGCGATCTGGCCGGGGCGGACACCGTCCTGGCCGACAACCGTGGTGGCACACGCGATGCCGTCGCCGCCCTGCTGGCCGGTGGCGCGCGTCGGATCGCCTTCGTCGGGGACGACCGCGCCCTTCACACCATGGACGAACGGTACGAGGGCTACCTGCTCGCCCACGCGCAGCACGGTGTCGTGGTCGACCCGACTCTGGTTTTCGAGACGAGTCACTCCAGCGGGCAGGCCGTCGACCTGGTCGCCCGGCTGTTGCGGGAGGGGCGGGCGGATGCACTGTTCGCCGCCAACAACCGGGCCGCCGTCGGAGCCCTCCTGGCCTTCCGGACCGTCGGAACCCGGCTACCCATCATCGGTTTCGACGACTTCGAGGCGGCTCCACTCTTCGATCCCCCGCTGTCGGTGGTCGCCCAGGACGTGGAGGCGATGGGCCGGGCCGCGGTCAGGGCCGGCCTCGACCGCCTGCAGGGGGACGACGGCCCGGCCCGGGTGCAGGTACTGCCCACGACCCTGCAGTTGCGCGGGTCCGAGCGGCCCTGA
- a CDS encoding PfkB family carbohydrate kinase: protein MLPITVAGHLCADVTPALTTSARLEPGRLFEVGPLHFGLGGCVANTARALAGLGAPVAIHAAVGDDELGEVIGRAIDATAGLAGRPQVLPGETTSYSLVLEPPGLDRTFWHHVGANARFDGITVPVGAGLLHVGYPSLLPALLADDAAPLVTLLQRARAAGATTSLDLAVVDGTGPMGRLDWDRILRRVLPLVDVVSPSVDDLQSALGEAIAGDGDDRAGALARWLLDAGAAVAAVSDGDRGVRLLAADERRLRAAGPAFADSALRWAGADLGRPPLPVAITTTNGAGDASSAGLLYAVAAGFGPQAAADLATATAACTLSGTAPTREAVAALAPGLADLLRPAGPVDAVLVPANQPAARFYAGGDRISGFRGLPSAEPNTPEDWVASTVDVRGTAPTGQTRLPGGALLADTIAADAQTWLGREHLERFGVDPKILVKLLDAGQRLPVHAHPHRDFAARHLGSAHGKAEAWYILSPGEVWLGLTRDVEPAELLALVDEQRVDELLVDMHRITVEPGDRVYVPPGVLHAIGQGVLLTEVQEPEDLSILLEWRGFDIDGAAHGHLGLGFPLALQAVERRARSAADIDGLVVRAGSPGDGLPTPADEYFRLERLTVTGASEIPAGFGILIGVDGDLSLAAGGAPAPLAPGSTVLLPACCRSRRLTGAGTALLVRPPAA, encoded by the coding sequence GTGCTACCCATCACCGTCGCCGGTCACTTGTGCGCGGACGTCACCCCGGCCCTCACGACATCGGCCCGTCTGGAACCGGGACGGTTGTTCGAGGTCGGCCCGCTGCACTTCGGTCTGGGCGGGTGCGTGGCGAACACGGCCCGCGCACTGGCCGGCCTCGGCGCCCCGGTCGCCATCCATGCCGCCGTCGGGGACGACGAGCTCGGCGAGGTGATCGGGCGAGCGATCGACGCGACCGCCGGTCTGGCCGGTCGCCCGCAGGTGCTGCCCGGCGAGACCACCTCGTACAGCCTGGTTCTGGAGCCACCCGGGCTCGACCGGACGTTCTGGCATCACGTCGGGGCCAACGCCCGCTTCGACGGCATCACCGTCCCGGTCGGCGCCGGCCTGCTGCACGTGGGCTACCCGTCGCTGCTGCCCGCCCTGCTGGCCGACGACGCCGCGCCGCTGGTCACGCTCCTGCAGCGGGCCCGCGCCGCCGGGGCCACCACCTCCCTCGACCTGGCCGTGGTCGACGGCACCGGACCGATGGGGCGACTGGACTGGGACCGGATCCTGCGCCGGGTGCTGCCACTGGTCGACGTCGTCAGCCCCAGCGTCGACGACCTGCAATCCGCGCTCGGCGAGGCCATCGCCGGCGACGGCGACGACCGCGCGGGGGCTCTGGCCCGCTGGCTGCTGGACGCGGGGGCCGCCGTGGCCGCGGTCTCCGACGGCGACCGGGGGGTTCGGCTGCTGGCCGCCGACGAACGACGGCTGCGGGCCGCCGGGCCCGCCTTCGCCGACAGTGCGCTGCGCTGGGCCGGCGCCGACCTCGGCCGACCGCCGCTGCCGGTGGCCATCACCACCACCAACGGCGCCGGCGACGCGTCGTCGGCCGGCCTGCTGTACGCGGTGGCCGCGGGTTTCGGGCCCCAGGCGGCCGCCGATCTCGCCACGGCGACGGCGGCCTGCACGTTGTCCGGCACGGCTCCCACACGGGAAGCGGTGGCCGCCCTGGCCCCGGGTCTGGCCGACCTGCTGCGCCCGGCCGGCCCCGTGGACGCGGTGCTGGTACCGGCCAACCAGCCCGCGGCCCGCTTCTACGCCGGCGGTGACCGGATCTCCGGTTTCCGTGGCCTGCCGTCGGCGGAACCGAACACCCCCGAGGACTGGGTGGCTTCGACCGTCGATGTCCGGGGCACCGCACCGACCGGCCAGACCCGCCTGCCCGGCGGGGCCCTACTGGCCGACACCATCGCGGCTGACGCGCAGACCTGGTTGGGGCGTGAGCATCTCGAACGGTTCGGAGTGGATCCGAAGATCCTGGTCAAGCTACTGGACGCCGGGCAACGACTGCCGGTGCACGCCCACCCGCACCGCGACTTCGCCGCCCGCCATCTGGGTTCGGCGCACGGCAAGGCCGAAGCCTGGTACATCCTCAGCCCCGGCGAGGTCTGGCTCGGCCTGACCCGCGATGTCGAGCCCGCCGAACTGCTGGCGCTGGTCGACGAGCAGCGGGTCGACGAACTGCTCGTCGACATGCACCGGATCACCGTCGAGCCGGGCGACCGGGTGTACGTGCCGCCCGGCGTGCTGCACGCGATCGGCCAGGGGGTCCTGCTGACCGAGGTGCAGGAGCCGGAGGACCTGTCGATCCTGTTGGAGTGGCGGGGCTTCGACATCGACGGCGCGGCCCACGGTCACCTCGGTCTGGGGTTCCCGCTCGCGCTGCAGGCGGTGGAGCGCCGGGCCCGCTCGGCCGCGGACATCGACGGGCTGGTGGTCCGGGCCGGCAGCCCCGGCGACGGTCTGCCGACGCCGGCCGACGAGTACTTCCGCCTGGAGCGACTCACCGTCACCGGTGCGAGCGAGATCCCGGCCGGATTCGGCATCCTCATCGGGGTCGACGGTGATCTGAGCCTCGCGGCGGGAGGTGCGCCGGCCCCGCTCGCTCCGGGCTCGACGGTGCTGCTCCCGGCCTGCTGCCGCTCCCGGCGGCTGACGGGCGCCGGCACCGCCCTGCTCGTCCGCCCCCCGGCCGCGTGA
- a CDS encoding class I fructose-bisphosphate aldolase: MSLFRLRRLFNPRSGRALDVAVDHGFFGEPSFLTGIEDMPAVVRTLVQANPDAVQLTMGQAHHLQSVPGKDKPALVMRTDVANVYGNPLDEHLFSHHVPTAIENAVRLDAVAVCANLMQLPGRPDIREANIRSLMALREQATRYGMPLMIEPLVMQDNAKAGGYMVDGDTARITTLVRQAVELGADLIKADPTDDITDYPKVIRVAGGVPVLVRGGGRVDDETLLTRTVAVLDAGASGIVYGRNIIQHDDPAGITAALMAVLHDGVGVQDALTRLRERTV, encoded by the coding sequence ATGTCGCTGTTCCGACTCCGACGCCTGTTCAATCCGCGTTCCGGCCGCGCTCTCGATGTCGCGGTCGACCACGGATTCTTCGGCGAGCCGTCCTTCCTGACGGGCATCGAGGACATGCCCGCCGTGGTGCGCACGCTGGTCCAGGCCAACCCGGACGCCGTGCAGCTGACCATGGGGCAGGCCCACCACCTGCAGTCGGTCCCCGGCAAGGACAAGCCCGCCCTGGTGATGCGCACCGACGTGGCCAATGTCTACGGCAACCCGCTCGACGAGCACCTGTTCAGTCACCACGTGCCGACGGCGATCGAGAACGCCGTCCGCCTCGATGCGGTCGCGGTGTGCGCCAACCTGATGCAACTGCCGGGACGCCCGGACATCCGGGAGGCGAACATCCGCTCGCTGATGGCCCTGCGCGAGCAGGCCACCCGCTACGGCATGCCGCTGATGATCGAACCGCTGGTCATGCAGGACAACGCGAAGGCCGGCGGCTACATGGTCGACGGCGACACCGCCAGGATCACCACCCTGGTGCGCCAGGCGGTCGAGCTGGGCGCGGACCTCATCAAGGCCGATCCGACCGACGACATCACCGACTACCCCAAGGTCATCCGCGTCGCCGGGGGAGTGCCGGTGCTGGTCCGCGGCGGCGGACGCGTCGACGACGAGACCCTGCTGACCCGCACCGTGGCCGTGCTCGACGCCGGGGCGAGCGGAATCGTCTACGGCCGCAACATCATCCAGCACGACGACCCGGCCGGCATCACCGCCGCGCTGATGGCCGTCCTGCACGACGGGGTCGGCGTCCAGGACGCGCTGACCCGGCTGCGGGAGCGGACCGTATGA
- a CDS encoding Gfo/Idh/MocA family protein has translation MSPAPAVPTVNVAIIGGGLMGREIAAAIQRWPALIDHPVRPRLTAVCDINPAALDWFDQIDTVTTKVTDHRDLLDDDSIDVVYVAVRHDLHERIYTDVIAAGKSLLAEKPFGIDGSAARSIMAAIAAHPESFVRVSSEMPFFPGAQWAIDYVRSGALGRIVQARNAFLHSSDTDVTKPVNWKRQNRFCGEAGVMNDLGLHAWHVPLRLGWAPETVYAQLQNIVTERPGPDGTNVPCDTWDNATLHCWSRHEGERFPLTTAMKRIDPGQKNTWEFEAIGLDGGVRFSTSNPKRVEVFAKVDVPGVGREQAWQQLDVGSQSVWPTVTGGIFESGFSDSILQMWAAYLAERHGALGDRFGTVRPEEAAHTHAVFAAASASAADGRAHDVAPLTR, from the coding sequence ATGAGCCCCGCCCCCGCTGTGCCGACGGTCAACGTCGCCATCATCGGTGGCGGTCTGATGGGCCGGGAGATCGCCGCGGCCATCCAGCGGTGGCCCGCCCTCATCGACCATCCCGTCCGGCCGCGGCTGACCGCGGTGTGCGACATCAATCCGGCCGCGCTCGACTGGTTCGACCAGATCGACACCGTCACCACGAAGGTCACCGACCACCGCGACCTGCTCGACGACGACTCCATCGACGTGGTCTACGTCGCCGTCCGGCACGATCTGCACGAGCGGATCTACACCGACGTCATCGCCGCCGGCAAGAGTCTGCTGGCCGAGAAGCCCTTCGGCATCGACGGTTCCGCCGCACGATCGATCATGGCGGCCATCGCGGCCCACCCCGAGAGCTTCGTCCGGGTGTCCAGCGAGATGCCGTTCTTCCCCGGTGCCCAGTGGGCGATCGACTACGTGCGGTCGGGCGCGCTCGGCCGGATCGTCCAGGCCCGCAACGCCTTCCTGCACTCCAGCGACACCGACGTCACCAAGCCGGTGAACTGGAAACGGCAGAACCGGTTCTGCGGGGAGGCCGGCGTGATGAACGACCTCGGTCTGCACGCCTGGCACGTCCCGCTGCGCCTGGGCTGGGCGCCGGAGACGGTCTACGCACAACTGCAGAACATCGTCACCGAGCGTCCGGGGCCGGACGGGACGAACGTGCCGTGCGACACCTGGGACAACGCCACCCTGCACTGCTGGAGCCGGCACGAGGGCGAGCGGTTCCCGCTCACCACGGCGATGAAGCGCATCGACCCCGGCCAGAAGAACACCTGGGAGTTCGAGGCCATCGGCCTGGACGGCGGGGTGCGGTTCTCGACCAGCAACCCCAAGCGGGTGGAGGTCTTCGCGAAGGTCGACGTCCCCGGCGTGGGCCGCGAACAGGCCTGGCAGCAGCTGGATGTCGGCAGCCAGTCGGTGTGGCCGACGGTCACCGGCGGCATCTTCGAGTCCGGGTTCTCCGACTCGATCCTGCAGATGTGGGCGGCCTACCTGGCCGAGCGGCACGGGGCCCTCGGCGATCGCTTCGGCACCGTGCGGCCGGAGGAGGCCGCGCACACCCACGCCGTCTTCGCCGCCGCCAGCGCCTCGGCCGCCGATGGTCGGGCGCACGACGTCGCGCCCCTGACCCGGTAG
- a CDS encoding pseudouridine synthase — protein sequence MPRSPLPVRDGLNPSRIRLPIDGSWATTAEYLRDRFPDDHRRLGEKLAGGEVLAGDGTVITERTPYLADAFVFLYRDPAPEVRVPFEIDILHRDESLLVVDKPHFLSTMPRGMHVTESALVRLRRDLDLPDLSPIHRLDRLTAGVLVFSLRPSERGAYQQLFAHRQVTKFYEAVAPYRAELPLPTTVRSRIVKHRGTPRAEEVPGEPNAETTVEILDRRGDLARYGLHPRTGRTHQLRVHLNALGIPIVGDNFWPELRDTDRLDFSDPLQLLARSISFTDPLTGRPREFSSRRTLSAWMLAGDTGT from the coding sequence GTGCCCCGTTCTCCCCTGCCGGTCCGTGACGGTCTGAACCCGAGCCGGATCCGGCTGCCGATCGACGGGAGCTGGGCCACCACGGCCGAGTACCTGCGCGACCGCTTCCCCGACGATCACCGGCGGCTGGGCGAGAAACTCGCCGGCGGAGAGGTTCTCGCGGGCGATGGCACCGTGATCACCGAACGGACGCCGTATCTGGCCGACGCCTTCGTCTTCCTGTACCGCGACCCGGCCCCGGAGGTGCGGGTGCCGTTCGAGATCGACATCCTGCACCGCGACGAGAGTCTGCTGGTCGTCGACAAACCGCATTTTCTGTCCACCATGCCGCGCGGGATGCACGTCACCGAGTCGGCGCTGGTGAGGCTGCGCCGCGACCTCGACCTGCCGGACCTGTCGCCGATTCACCGCTTGGACCGGTTGACCGCCGGGGTGCTGGTGTTCTCGTTGCGACCGTCGGAACGGGGCGCCTACCAGCAACTGTTCGCCCATCGTCAGGTCACCAAGTTCTACGAGGCCGTCGCCCCGTACCGGGCGGAGCTGCCGCTGCCGACGACGGTCCGTAGCCGGATCGTCAAGCACCGGGGCACGCCACGCGCCGAGGAGGTCCCGGGCGAGCCGAACGCCGAGACGACCGTCGAGATACTCGACCGCAGGGGCGATCTCGCCCGCTACGGGCTGCACCCCCGCACCGGCCGCACGCATCAGCTCCGGGTGCATCTCAACGCGCTGGGCATCCCGATCGTCGGCGACAACTTCTGGCCCGAGCTGCGCGACACGGACCGCCTCGATTTCTCGGACCCGCTCCAGCTGCTGGCCCGGTCGATCTCGTTCACCGACCCGCTCACCGGGCGGCCCCGGGAGTTCTCGAGTCGGCGCACCCTGAGCGCATGGATGCTCGCCGGCGACACCGGAACCTGA
- a CDS encoding PaaI family thioesterase, producing MNQPSDREVSGPEPDGAVTRLAKERSAAFARLIARDDWSDQETILAEINPLHGELAERMGLVITRYAPDAVVATMPVDGNRQPFGLLHGGANGVLAESVGSMHAALLGRGRSGVGIELSCSHLRPATSGLVTATSTPISVGRTLATFTIAITDDRGRDTCVARLTCLYR from the coding sequence ATGAACCAGCCGTCCGACCGAGAAGTGTCCGGTCCCGAACCGGACGGGGCCGTCACCCGGCTCGCGAAGGAGCGCTCGGCGGCCTTCGCACGCCTCATCGCCCGCGACGACTGGTCGGACCAGGAGACGATCCTGGCCGAGATCAACCCCCTGCACGGCGAGCTGGCCGAGCGGATGGGTCTGGTCATCACCCGGTACGCCCCGGACGCGGTCGTGGCCACGATGCCGGTGGACGGCAACCGGCAACCCTTCGGACTGTTGCACGGCGGCGCGAACGGGGTCCTGGCCGAGAGCGTCGGCTCGATGCACGCCGCCCTGCTCGGTCGGGGTCGCAGCGGAGTGGGCATCGAGCTCAGCTGCAGCCACCTGCGCCCCGCGACCAGCGGCCTGGTCACCGCCACGTCGACGCCCATCTCCGTCGGCCGCACGCTGGCGACCTTCACCATCGCCATCACCGACGACCGCGGGCGGGACACCTGCGTGGCCCGACTCACCTGCCTGTACCGCTGA